Part of the Maridesulfovibrio sp. genome, CATGTAACCCTTTTCGATAACAATGTCGTAGACTGAGCGTCCTGATTTAAGCGCTTCATTAGCTACTTCGGTTGATTTTTCATAACCTATGTAGGGGTTGAGTGCGGTAACCAGTCCGATGCTGTTTTCTACATAGCCGCGGCAGACATCTTCATTGGCGGTGATGCCGGAGATGCAGCGGTCGGCCAAGGTGCGGAATCCCCGGCGCATGATGGTCAGGGAATTAAGCAGGCTGGCAGCAATGACCGGCTCCATTACGTTCAATTCCAGCTGTCCTGCTTCGGCAGCCATGCTGACGGTGACGTCACTGCCGATGACGGTGAAAGCAATCTGGTTGACTACTTCCGGGATGATCGGGTTGACCTTGCCTGGCATGATGGAAGAACCCGGAGCCATGCGTGGCAGATTGATCTCATTGAGTCCGCAGCGCGGTCCGGATGAAAGCAGGCGCAGGTCATTACAAATTTTGGAAATTTTGACAGCTACGCGCTTGAGTATACCGGAAAGCTGGACATAGGCTCCGGTATCCTGAGTGGCTTCCACAAGGTCAGGGGCCAGCTCAAGATCAAAGCCGCTGATTTCCTTAAGTTTTGCAGTGACCAGTTCAGCGTATTTGGGCGGTGCGTTCAGTCCGGTGCCGATGGCGGTTCCGCCCATGTTGATCTCGCAGATCAAGGCTTTCGCTTCGCGTACACGTTCAACATCTTCTCCGATCGTCACCGAATAGGATGTGAATTCCTGACCGAGAGTCATGGGCACTGCGTCCTGAAGCTGGGTGCGGCCCATTTTAAGGATGTGTGAAAATTCCTTGCCTTTTGCTGCAAAGCTTCCCTGCAGGTATTCCATGGACTCGATGAGCTGGTCCATCTTGGCAATCAGGGTCAGTCGCAGGCAGGTGGGGTATACGTCATTTGTGGACTGGGCCATGTTGACGTGAATGTTGGGGTGCAGGTTATCGTATTCTCCGCGTTTGAATCCGAGGTGTTCAAGGCCGATATTGGCGATGACTTCGTTGGCATTCATGTTAGTGGAGGTTCCGGCACCGCCCTGAATGATGTCGACCACAAACTGATCATGGTACTTGTCGGCAAGCAGTTCGTCGCAGGCAAATACGATAGCTTTGGTCTTTTCATCGTCCAGCTTGCCAAGATCATTGTTGGTCAAGGCGGCAGCTTTTTTGATCTGTGCCAGAGAGTAAATTATGTGCGGATAATGGGAGATGGGGATTCCGGTAATGCGAAAGTTCTCGGATGCCCTCATGGTCTGTGCCCCGTAAAGGGCATCTTCTGGCACTTGTTTCTGTCCTATGCAGTCATGCTCATTACGAAATTTCATTTCTTTCTCCAAAGAATAGTATAGTGGTGTATTCCGGGGGAGAAAGTACCGCTGAAGAAAAGACGGCACTGTATTGCCCCGTTAATTCCGTTCTATCATATCGGCATGCGGGGTCAATACAACTATTTGAAATCTTTATTCAGACTGGTTGTTGTTAGAAATGTGCCTTTTTTGTGAAAACAATGCTGATTTAAAATGCGTAGCCGTTTTTACCCTGATTCTTGGCCTTGTACATGGCTTCATCTGCAATGCGGATCAGTTTTTCTTTTTCTTCGCCGTTATCCGGGAAAATACTGATTCCAATGCTCACTCCGATCCTGTAGATTTTTTCGCCTACATAGAAGGGCGCGCGCATGGAGTCTATTATCCGCTGGGCTACTACTTCGATTTCTGCGCAGGTCCCTACATCCTGTAAGATAAAGATGAATTCATCTCCGCCGATGCGGGAGAGGGTGTCGCTGGTGCGCAGGCAGTCGCTGAACCTTCCTGCAACGTCTTTAAGTACCGTATCTCCTGCCATGTGTCCCAGTTCATCATTAACCTGCTTGAAGTTATCAAGATCGGCGTAGAGTATGGCAACTTTCATGCGGTTACGGTTGGCGTGGGAAAGGGCCTGTTTTAACCGGTCATCAAAGAGGACGCGATTCGGTAAACCGGTCAGGTTGTCAAACATGGCCAGGCGGCGCATGGTCTCCTCGTGTTCCTTGCGTTCAGAAATATCCATGAGAAAGCCGTCCATGCGCACAATATGTCCATCTTCATCTTCGACAGCCATGATAGTTTCACTGGCCCAGAAGGTAGAACCGTCTTTGCGTTTCTGGCGGGCTTCAAAGTTGCTTGTATGGCCGAATTTGCCGAGGATGGTCATGAGTCTTTCCCGTTCTTCGGGCTGGGCATAACAATCCCGCGCAATATCGGTAACTTCACTCAGGAATGATTCAGGAGAATCGTATCCGTAATATGCTGCCATCTGGCTGTTGGAACTGATGAATTTTCCCTGCGGTGTGGTTTGGAATATTCCGAGTGGTGCTGTGGTTACCAGCGCACTGTAATTTTCTTCTGCCTGCTTAAGGGCTTTTTCCTCGTTTTTGCGGTCAGTAATATCAAGGATGAATCCGACCATGCTGTTTTCTTCAGGAAGAACAGTCCCTTTTTCATAAACCCAGCGTTGAGTTCCGTCGCTGCGGATGATGCGGTATTCATGTTCAAACGGCCTGTTTTGACCGAGGGATTTGCATATTACATTCTTCAATCCGGTCCGGTCCTCAGGGTGTACAAGATCGTAATACATGCTCTTGTCGCCTTTAAGGAAAATGTCGGGGTCAAATCCGGTTACCTTCCGTATTTTAGAACTGATGTAATGCATTTCAAAGGGCGGTGCTATCTCACACTTGTAAATAACTCCCGGAGCGTTGCCGGCAATGGCTTCGAAAATATTATCCTTGCTTTTCAGTTCCTTGTTCTGGCTGATAAGAAGTTGTTGTGACCTGTGGTAGTAAAAGAAAAATACAACTGCGAAGAAGAGCAGTGAAAGGAATACAAACATTGCTGCCCGTACAGCCTGTATGGAGGCCAGTGAACTGGTCGCATCGGTTTCTGGAGCGGAAAGGGCGACAACAAGTTTCATTTCTCCAAAACGTACGGAATGCCAAGCGACAAGTTTGCGTTCCACATGTTTGTTTCGCTTTACAGTGAAGGAATATTCTCCGGTTCCTTCGAGTTCGTGAAGCATGCGAGAGTCTATCTTGATCAAATCCTGATAGCCTTTGTGGAGCGTAAATACGTTTTGCCCGACTATCTCGGTTTCCTGATCAAAAAGTACCGTGCCTGATCCGTCGATAATATATCCCGACCCGAATTTACCGATTTGCAGTGGGCCGATGTATTTGTCCGTAAGTTTATTCAGATCGATAATGATAGTGAGAATTCCTGAGAAATTATTCCCGTTCCAGACAGGCATAAGTACCCCGGCAAAATAAATATTCTTCTTAATCACAGGTTTCGGGGTCACGAATCCTGAACGCATGCCTGAGACAGCAGAGAAATATTTCTCAGTCCATTCCTGAGCAATATTGTGGGCCTGTATTAATTTGGGTGAATTTATCTCAGAAGTGAGTTCATCTCCTGCTGCTGGTTGGAAGCTGATCAGGGTCAGAGATGTCTGATCTGTTTGTTTTATTTTGAATAAATGTTTTATTGATTCTGAGGAGCGTTTTCCGGCGATAAAATCAACCAGCGAGTATTTTGCCAGTGTTGAGGATGATTCAACGATATTTCCAATCTGATCTTCCAAAGCTGTTGCGACCAGTTTTGCTTGCAGGGCCTGTTGCTCATTGAAAATCCTCTCCTGATCATGGATGGACATGGTGTCCAGCTTGACACAGATGTAACCGGCTACAGTCAGAATCATAATCAGGGGGATTATCAGTCTGAGCGGAATCCACTTACTGAAAAAGTTGCTTTTCTTGGGTGCTAGAATCAATTTTATGCTCCGGCCCTGCTGTGCGGATTAATTGTTTGCCTTTGAAATTCTGTTGAAATTTTTATTCAATCCATCCGCAACATATACTGCAATTCCGCTCCAGATAAAGACGAAAGTAACCAGCCGTGCAGAGTTGAATGGCTCTTCATATACAAATACGCCGAGCATCAGTGCCAGAGTGGGAGCGATGTACTGCATCATCCCCAATGTTACCAAACGCAGTCTGCGCGCTCCGTGGGCAAAAAAGATGAGTGGCAAAGATGTTGCGGCACCTGCTCCCAGTAACAGGAGATTATCCATCAGGCTGATTTTGTATATACTTATTTCTCCCGAAAAAGCCAGCCATAGTAGATAAACTGCAGATAAAGGGGCAAGTACAGCTGTTTCCACAAAGAGTCCCGGCAGGGATTCCACTTTCATCACTTTGCGCACCAGTCCGTAAAAGGCGAATGAAACAGCTAACGTCAATGCTATATAAGGAATGTGTCCGAAATCAATTATAGAATATGCTACCCCGCACGCAGCAAGGGCAATGGCGATGATTTGGAGGCGGGTCAGTCTTTCCTTCATGAAGATGAAGCCGAGCAGGGCATTCATCAGCGGGGTCATATAATAGCCCATGCTGGTGTCCACCACATGGTTATGGTTGACTGCCCATATATAAATGAACCAGTTCGTCCCGATCAGGCAACTGCTTATGGTCAGCAGAACTTTTCCTTTTTTGTCCGCAAGGGCACTCTTAACTTCTGCCCAGCGTTTTTTGCAGGAAAGTAGAATTGCGACAAAAAAGAGTGACCAGACAATTCTGTTGCAGAGAAGTTCCAGTGCGGGAACTTCTTCGAGTGCCTTCCAGTAAACAGGGAGCAGTCCCCAGAGTATAAATGCTGCTGCGGCATAGAAGATACCGTCGTGAGTGTCTTTATTCATTTTTCCCGGTCCGTAATAATTAATTGAGTCGGGAAAGATATTCCAATACCCGTGCGGTTGCAACAAGCATTATAGTATTGCTGCACTTAGAACTGAATTAAGTGCTGATATCAATGCAAAGTATAGGGGATTTAGGCGTGTCGTACATTTTTGTGGAAACAGTGACGCAATTGTTTCCCGATGCAAGTGATATGTACGGGGCTGTGGTGTGCCACTGGTTTCCTGTCTTGATGGTCAGGTAGTATTCCTTCAGGGAGTGGTCTGCCCCCACCGGGGCAGGTTGGTAAATGAGCCGTCTGTTTTCCATGAGCTTGTATGGATTACAGATGGTTTCTGAAACCTGAATCCCGTTGGTGTCCAGAATATAGGCACACTCGATGTTTGTATTTTCAGTAATGAAGGATGAAAGTGCGGAATCCATTGTTCCGGGTGTTCCGTCGATTAAAGCCTCCCGCAATTTAGCAGCCATCCTCTTGTAGCTGTTCTCCATTATTTTCTGGCGGTTAATTTTTTCCAGAACATGGGTTTTGAAACGTGAGGCCAGATATCTTACCGGAGTCATGTCAGTGTTGATGGCCATGGCTGCAGGTGCCGGCTTGCTGAAGAAGTACCCCTGAAAAACATCGATGCCGAGACTCATCAGGGTCAGGGCTTCCTCAACGGTTTCTATCCCTTCGGCCAAAGGAAGGCACCCAGTTCTTTCTGCAAGGCTTATCAGGGAACGGGTTACTTCCATATTATGGAATTTCCTGTTGATATCAGCAATGAGGGAACGGTCTATCTTGATAATATCAGGCTTTAGGGAAGGTATGCGGTCAAGATTGGAGTGTCCTGTCCCGACGTCATCAAGAGCGATGAGAAAGCCGTGTTCACGGGATTTTTTAACAAAAGATGAAAGTGCTGTGTCATTACCCGCTTTGGATTCAATTATTTCAAGGATTACATTTCCGACAGGTATGGAGCATTCATCAACCATTTTTCCGGTCAGCCCGTAGTTGAATGTCTTCTCGTTAATAATGGCTGCGTCGATGTTTACAGACAAAAGCAGTGAGCGGTCTGTTTTTGAGATGGGCGCGAATGTTTCAAATGCTTTTTTTCTGCAGGCCCGGTCCAGCCGGGTCAGGGTTTCAAGGTCCTCGCACATATTGAAAAGAGTGAACGGGGGGATACTCTCCCCGGTGCGGGGATTGATAGCCCTTGTCAGGGCTTCAAAGCCTAGTAATCCCTTGCGGTTCATGGAGATAAGGGGCTGCAGCACAGTGGTTAAACCATCGTTCTCAATGAGTTCGGAAATGGAAAAATCTGGAGTAGTCTTCATGGTGCAGTCACTTTGTTTTCTAAAAAAGCGGCCGAAAG contains:
- a CDS encoding GGDEF domain-containing protein, with protein sequence MILAPKKSNFFSKWIPLRLIIPLIMILTVAGYICVKLDTMSIHDQERIFNEQQALQAKLVATALEDQIGNIVESSSTLAKYSLVDFIAGKRSSESIKHLFKIKQTDQTSLTLISFQPAAGDELTSEINSPKLIQAHNIAQEWTEKYFSAVSGMRSGFVTPKPVIKKNIYFAGVLMPVWNGNNFSGILTIIIDLNKLTDKYIGPLQIGKFGSGYIIDGSGTVLFDQETEIVGQNVFTLHKGYQDLIKIDSRMLHELEGTGEYSFTVKRNKHVERKLVAWHSVRFGEMKLVVALSAPETDATSSLASIQAVRAAMFVFLSLLFFAVVFFFYYHRSQQLLISQNKELKSKDNIFEAIAGNAPGVIYKCEIAPPFEMHYISSKIRKVTGFDPDIFLKGDKSMYYDLVHPEDRTGLKNVICKSLGQNRPFEHEYRIIRSDGTQRWVYEKGTVLPEENSMVGFILDITDRKNEEKALKQAEENYSALVTTAPLGIFQTTPQGKFISSNSQMAAYYGYDSPESFLSEVTDIARDCYAQPEERERLMTILGKFGHTSNFEARQKRKDGSTFWASETIMAVEDEDGHIVRMDGFLMDISERKEHEETMRRLAMFDNLTGLPNRVLFDDRLKQALSHANRNRMKVAILYADLDNFKQVNDELGHMAGDTVLKDVAGRFSDCLRTSDTLSRIGGDEFIFILQDVGTCAEIEVVAQRIIDSMRAPFYVGEKIYRIGVSIGISIFPDNGEEKEKLIRIADEAMYKAKNQGKNGYAF
- a CDS encoding EAL domain-containing protein, with the translated sequence MKTTPDFSISELIENDGLTTVLQPLISMNRKGLLGFEALTRAINPRTGESIPPFTLFNMCEDLETLTRLDRACRKKAFETFAPISKTDRSLLLSVNIDAAIINEKTFNYGLTGKMVDECSIPVGNVILEIIESKAGNDTALSSFVKKSREHGFLIALDDVGTGHSNLDRIPSLKPDIIKIDRSLIADINRKFHNMEVTRSLISLAERTGCLPLAEGIETVEEALTLMSLGIDVFQGYFFSKPAPAAMAINTDMTPVRYLASRFKTHVLEKINRQKIMENSYKRMAAKLREALIDGTPGTMDSALSSFITENTNIECAYILDTNGIQVSETICNPYKLMENRRLIYQPAPVGADHSLKEYYLTIKTGNQWHTTAPYISLASGNNCVTVSTKMYDTPKSPILCIDIST
- the rarD gene encoding EamA family transporter RarD produces the protein MNKDTHDGIFYAAAAFILWGLLPVYWKALEEVPALELLCNRIVWSLFFVAILLSCKKRWAEVKSALADKKGKVLLTISSCLIGTNWFIYIWAVNHNHVVDTSMGYYMTPLMNALLGFIFMKERLTRLQIIAIALAACGVAYSIIDFGHIPYIALTLAVSFAFYGLVRKVMKVESLPGLFVETAVLAPLSAVYLLWLAFSGEISIYKISLMDNLLLLGAGAATSLPLIFFAHGARRLRLVTLGMMQYIAPTLALMLGVFVYEEPFNSARLVTFVFIWSGIAVYVADGLNKNFNRISKANN